The window CCAGTACGTAGCATGGTGATTAAGTTATTGGCGTCAAAGCTGAAAAACACTTGATCCCAGTAATCTACGAGATACTCTTCCAAGTTGGCAAAGCCCTCTTGCTGGTAAAGCTGTTCCAAATAATAAGCCTGAGAGAAGCCCCAAGCTGCATAAACTCGTCCCATGGCCGCCAATCCAACCCTCGGTTGCTCTTTGTAATAACCATCTTTCCAGCCAGCATCCGCTTGAAGAGCAGCAATCATTCCCTCGAATACTACCTTTGCATGAGGTCGGGTTTTAGCAGTTCCTCCGAATGGAGCGATTCGCTCGACCATATCGGGATAACTAGTCCCCCACTGAAAGGTCTGAACTGCGCCAAGTGACCAACCGACAACGAGGGCGATTTTTGTAATGCCAAATTTCTTCGTAACTAGTTGATGCTGTATTCGCACATTGTCATAAATAGAGATGTGTGGAAAATGTGCCTGATGATATGGCGGTGGTGTATTACTTGGTGAAGATGACAACCCGTTTCCCAGCATATTGGGTACAATGATAAAATACTTTTCCGGATCCAGTGCCTTACCAGTTCCGATTAACCATTCGTTATCGGTATGTAGTCCTGCAAACCAGGTAGGATAAACGATCACATTATTTTTGGCCTCATTCAACTTACCGTAGGTTTTGTACGCTAAAATGGCATTGGGTAGGGTGTCACCCGATTGGAGCGACACATCGCCCAGTTCAAACAGTTCATAATCTTTCATATCAAAATCTCCTCTCCATAATCAAAGACATAAATGTCTTTCTTGTCATAACTTTACGGCGATGTTATTGTTAAGTCAAAGAAACATTTTTGAATTGA is drawn from Solibacillus sp. R5-41 and contains these coding sequences:
- a CDS encoding alpha/beta fold hydrolase — protein: MKDYELFELGDVSLQSGDTLPNAILAYKTYGKLNEAKNNVIVYPTWFAGLHTDNEWLIGTGKALDPEKYFIIVPNMLGNGLSSSPSNTPPPYHQAHFPHISIYDNVRIQHQLVTKKFGITKIALVVGWSLGAVQTFQWGTSYPDMVERIAPFGGTAKTRPHAKVVFEGMIAALQADAGWKDGYYKEQPRVGLAAMGRVYAAWGFSQAYYLEQLYQQEGFANLEEYLVDYWDQVFFSFDANNLITMLRTGITGDISANPVYNGNFELALSRITARALVMPGSTDLFFPPQDNEYETRHMPNATFLPIESNWGHCAGIGQHKQDSECIDERLKQFLLE